One genomic segment of Desulfomicrobium sp. ZS1 includes these proteins:
- the ptrA gene encoding pitrilysin, producing the protein MPILRFVLFFLFIALQAQAAQVRVSDTDYRAYRTLTLETGLEVLLVHDQRASKAAAALALPVGSLDNPDSQPGLAHYLEHMLFLGSKAYPGPEEYQSFITRNGGQTNAATGYTSTTYMIEVDPPAFPEALRRMADTLARPLLDPVYADKERNAVNAEMESKKHSDGRRLAMLMLSTLNPDHPATRFTGGNLETLSDKPGSRLHDELVRFHQTWYSANLMKGVLYGPQSLDELEALARGELAVIPDRQAKIEVPAAPPATDAEKGVIVGVRPVRETRSMSIEFVLPQALDDSRTKPLQVVSAVLGTETGHSLVEMLRDKGLALGLSAGGDTTSLRNGVTLSLFVQLTEEGDRKRDEVLATIFAYFDLLRAQGLGETYFEQLRRMLDMEFRFAPLASGFDYVASAATQMLRHPVEDVNYGPYRLDSFDREAVNSVIEALRPENARIFQVGPDQPVDREAFFYQTPYSARPIEDSDIARWGKLSAGMELRLPDLNPFLPDDFSLVAAKGDAQPRKLADNPGLSLWHAGSAFRQDPKAILMTRLQSAHFASTRKQTALQGVLLELWDQKQAGLRYQAMEAGLGLSISGDEGIVIRIDGFSQHQADLLPRVLDFFEQHVTPTDFEQAKAEQLHDLANMEMQGLFGQAMGAMRNLLKVPSWDHRAIEETTRGLTLQDFGEYLRAVRRDLRFTVFGFGNIAPDDLRKLGGDLRPFIGPEAGAPPIATRIAPRRGVAADYRKSSELEDSALVEMFLAPEPGPGSKARMLLLEGLLSTRFYSRLRTEEQLGYVATSFPVMFAHAAGIGFGVQSPVQGTAGLADRFESFYFTALSQLRGVTGEEFESVRQGVLTSLTKNPDTLEEEFGWLETDLRLGNQAFDGRNQLVESLKSTTLSEIIRTYETMVMGPGGTRALIQIQGSRFDDFGWARKMDAVPVEQPEDFHKLMGLQRYQGL; encoded by the coding sequence ATGCCCATATTGCGTTTTGTTCTTTTCTTCCTGTTCATCGCCCTGCAGGCCCAGGCCGCGCAGGTGCGCGTCTCGGACACGGATTACCGCGCTTATCGGACGCTGACCCTTGAAACAGGGCTGGAAGTGCTGCTGGTGCATGACCAGCGTGCCTCCAAGGCCGCCGCCGCCCTGGCCCTGCCCGTGGGCAGCCTCGACAACCCGGACTCCCAGCCCGGCCTTGCCCATTATCTGGAGCACATGCTCTTCCTGGGTTCCAAGGCCTACCCCGGCCCCGAAGAATACCAATCCTTCATCACCAGGAACGGCGGCCAGACCAACGCGGCCACGGGCTACACCTCCACTACCTACATGATCGAGGTCGATCCTCCGGCTTTCCCCGAGGCGCTGCGGCGCATGGCCGACACCCTGGCCCGGCCGCTGCTCGACCCGGTCTACGCGGACAAGGAGCGAAACGCCGTCAATGCGGAGATGGAGTCCAAAAAACACAGCGACGGACGCCGCCTGGCCATGCTGATGCTCTCGACCCTGAACCCGGATCATCCGGCCACCCGCTTCACTGGGGGCAACCTGGAGACCCTGTCCGACAAGCCCGGCAGCCGCCTGCACGACGAACTGGTCCGCTTCCACCAGACATGGTACTCGGCGAACCTGATGAAAGGCGTGCTCTACGGCCCCCAGAGCCTTGATGAACTGGAAGCCCTGGCCCGGGGCGAGCTTGCCGTCATCCCCGACCGCCAGGCCAAAATAGAGGTTCCCGCCGCGCCGCCGGCCACGGACGCCGAAAAAGGCGTGATCGTCGGCGTACGCCCCGTGCGCGAGACACGGAGCATGAGCATCGAATTCGTCCTGCCCCAGGCCCTGGACGACTCCCGCACCAAGCCCCTGCAGGTCGTATCCGCCGTGCTCGGCACGGAGACCGGGCACTCCCTGGTCGAAATGCTGCGAGACAAGGGGCTGGCGCTGGGCCTTTCGGCCGGAGGAGACACCACTTCCTTGCGCAACGGCGTGACCCTGTCCCTCTTCGTGCAACTCACCGAAGAAGGCGACAGGAAACGCGACGAGGTGCTGGCCACGATATTCGCCTACTTCGATCTGCTGCGCGCCCAGGGTCTGGGAGAGACGTATTTCGAGCAGCTGCGGCGCATGCTGGACATGGAATTCCGCTTCGCCCCCCTGGCCAGCGGCTTCGACTATGTCGCCTCCGCCGCGACGCAGATGCTGCGGCATCCCGTGGAAGACGTGAATTACGGCCCCTACCGCCTGGACTCCTTCGACCGCGAGGCCGTAAACAGCGTGATCGAAGCGCTCAGGCCCGAAAACGCGCGCATCTTCCAGGTCGGCCCGGATCAGCCTGTGGACAGGGAGGCCTTCTTCTACCAGACCCCGTACAGCGCAAGGCCCATCGAAGACAGCGACATCGCCCGCTGGGGCAAGCTTTCCGCAGGGATGGAATTGCGCCTGCCGGACCTGAACCCCTTCCTGCCAGATGATTTTTCGCTGGTCGCAGCCAAGGGTGACGCACAACCACGCAAACTCGCGGACAACCCCGGTCTTTCCCTTTGGCACGCCGGGTCGGCCTTCCGGCAGGATCCCAAGGCCATCCTCATGACCCGACTGCAATCCGCCCATTTCGCCTCCACCCGCAAGCAAACGGCCCTGCAGGGCGTGCTGCTCGAACTGTGGGATCAGAAGCAGGCGGGCCTGCGCTATCAGGCCATGGAAGCGGGGCTTGGGCTATCCATCTCGGGGGATGAAGGCATCGTCATTCGCATCGACGGGTTCAGTCAGCATCAGGCCGACCTCCTGCCCCGCGTGCTCGATTTTTTTGAACAGCACGTGACGCCAACGGATTTTGAACAGGCCAAGGCAGAACAACTGCACGATCTTGCCAACATGGAAATGCAGGGCCTTTTTGGTCAGGCCATGGGCGCCATGCGCAATCTGCTCAAGGTTCCGTCGTGGGACCACCGGGCCATTGAAGAGACCACCAGGGGGCTGACCCTGCAGGACTTTGGCGAATACCTGCGCGCGGTACGGCGGGATCTGCGCTTCACGGTCTTCGGATTCGGCAATATCGCCCCGGACGACCTGCGCAAGCTCGGGGGCGACCTTCGACCGTTCATCGGACCTGAAGCAGGAGCGCCGCCAATCGCGACACGCATCGCACCCAGACGGGGCGTCGCGGCCGATTACCGCAAATCGAGCGAACTGGAAGACAGCGCCCTGGTCGAAATGTTCCTGGCCCCCGAGCCCGGCCCCGGTTCCAAAGCGCGCATGCTCCTCTTGGAAGGGCTGCTGTCCACGCGCTTCTACAGCCGTCTGCGCACCGAAGAGCAACTGGGCTACGTGGCCACGAGCTTTCCGGTCATGTTCGCCCACGCCGCCGGGATCGGGTTCGGCGTGCAGAGCCCGGTGCAGGGTACGGCGGGCCTGGCCGACCGCTTCGAGTCCTTCTACTTCACGGCCCTCTCGCAACTGCGCGGCGTGACCGGGGAAGAATTCGAATCCGTGCGCCAGGGGGTGCTCACGTCCCTGACCAAGAACCCGGATACCCTGGAAGAAGAATTCGGCTGGCTGGAAACGGACCTGCGCCTGGGCAACCAGGCCTTCGACGGCCGGAATCAACTGGTGGAATCCTTGAAGAGCACCACCCTGTCCGAAATCATACGCACCTATGAGACCATGGTCATGGGCCCCGGCGGCACGCGGGCGCTCATCCAGATCCAGGGCTCGCGCTTCGACGACTTCGGCTGGGCCCGCAAAATGGATGCGGTGCCGGTCGAACAGCCCGAAGACTTCCACAAGCTCATGGGCCTGCAACGCTACCAGGGCCTCTGA
- a CDS encoding 2-oxoacid:acceptor oxidoreductase family protein: MSAVKAMCVDEAGKGVVIQGNMAFAVGCVRAGIHAADGYPGTPSTEVIDKGLSQVQDMITVGWSVNEAVAAGVGFGHTLAGSDCVVTMKIPGLFQAADVITSAAFYTGRRGSLVYYIASDYTPSSTQHLVDPRYMLKSCCIPVFEPRNHQEMHEAARIAADLGRQFNTPVAVIASGVLCHSEGLVRLMETTTRERAPLPERMSDFITLPVRARMFHDQVRTTRIPALRKMVEESPLNVLTRGDGKIGIITHGVNDLFVEEVRAVTGANIDVLSLGFTYPLPMDLIRRFCESIDGPVYVIEDGYRFIQEAIQAEGIAVQGKGADETITEWTPALISTRLGLAEAAGKSSVASLPRPPMICAGCPYRLFGQIVGKMRKKGKLEAVFGDIGCNTLLHFLNAMDTALAMGASEAKRLGYVLSRPEAASKCLAVLGDGTECHSGMAATRNTIFRNIPGVKVVLNNNWTAMTGGQPSPTSPANLAGDPNVFDLNASLKAHGASVVEVSGYDKKALEKALKEALSAAETGTFTTLVVTGVCIRKMPKESYGVKMAVDPDLCIRCGLCQICSGIEADAEGLPFFNNICTGCVSQNPACAQMCPKGAIAPAKDQTACGLTSCPDLPVPPESIDLPATGGLPPFLSVAIRGVGGQGNLFFGRVLTQLAYLLGYDKQNIVKGETHGMAQMGGPVISTFACGAVHSPVLMPGTTQCLVCMERSEVFRPGFLDMLRPGGTVILANTAIMPPLFKAENYPTVEAVREALSGYKVIDVDVLGTALGLGDPTGRSANVVMIGVLSTLAPFDSFPNEYWLRALKNVSPKPAIWQANYAAFLAGRKLGGK, translated from the coding sequence ATGAGTGCAGTGAAGGCGATGTGCGTCGATGAGGCGGGAAAGGGTGTGGTCATTCAGGGCAACATGGCCTTTGCAGTGGGATGCGTGCGGGCCGGGATTCATGCCGCAGACGGTTACCCCGGTACGCCCAGCACTGAGGTCATCGATAAGGGGCTGTCCCAGGTTCAGGACATGATCACCGTGGGCTGGTCCGTGAACGAGGCCGTGGCCGCGGGCGTCGGCTTCGGCCACACCCTGGCCGGCAGCGACTGCGTCGTGACCATGAAGATTCCGGGCCTGTTCCAGGCGGCGGACGTGATCACCTCCGCCGCTTTCTACACCGGTCGGCGCGGAAGTCTCGTCTATTACATCGCCAGCGACTATACGCCAAGCTCCACCCAGCATCTGGTCGATCCGCGCTACATGCTCAAAAGCTGCTGCATTCCGGTCTTTGAGCCGCGCAACCACCAGGAAATGCATGAGGCGGCCCGCATCGCCGCCGACCTCGGGCGACAGTTCAACACGCCCGTGGCCGTCATCGCCAGCGGCGTGCTCTGTCACAGCGAAGGGCTGGTGCGCCTGATGGAAACGACCACGCGCGAAAGGGCTCCGCTGCCGGAGAGGATGAGTGATTTCATTACCCTGCCCGTGCGGGCGCGGATGTTCCACGATCAGGTCCGCACCACCCGCATCCCGGCCCTGCGTAAAATGGTCGAGGAGAGCCCGCTCAATGTCCTGACCAGGGGTGACGGCAAGATCGGCATCATCACCCATGGCGTGAACGACCTCTTTGTGGAGGAAGTCCGGGCTGTCACGGGCGCGAATATCGATGTCCTGTCCCTGGGCTTCACCTACCCGCTGCCCATGGATCTCATCCGCCGTTTTTGCGAGAGCATCGACGGTCCGGTCTACGTCATCGAAGACGGCTATCGCTTCATCCAGGAGGCGATTCAGGCCGAAGGAATCGCCGTTCAGGGCAAAGGGGCGGACGAGACCATCACGGAATGGACTCCGGCGCTTATTTCCACCCGTCTGGGCCTGGCCGAGGCGGCCGGGAAGTCGTCTGTGGCCAGTCTGCCGCGTCCGCCCATGATCTGCGCGGGCTGTCCGTACCGCCTTTTTGGCCAGATCGTCGGCAAGATGCGCAAGAAGGGCAAGCTCGAAGCCGTGTTCGGCGACATCGGCTGCAATACCTTGCTGCATTTCCTGAACGCCATGGACACAGCCCTGGCCATGGGCGCGAGCGAAGCCAAACGGCTGGGCTATGTTCTGTCCCGGCCCGAGGCCGCAAGCAAATGCCTGGCCGTGCTCGGTGACGGCACCGAGTGTCACAGCGGCATGGCTGCGACCCGCAATACGATTTTCAGGAATATCCCCGGCGTCAAGGTCGTCCTGAACAACAATTGGACCGCCATGACCGGTGGCCAGCCCTCGCCCACCTCGCCCGCCAACCTGGCCGGGGACCCCAACGTCTTTGACCTGAACGCGAGTCTGAAGGCTCATGGGGCGAGTGTGGTCGAGGTCAGCGGCTACGACAAGAAAGCCTTGGAAAAGGCCTTGAAGGAGGCTCTGAGTGCCGCCGAGACCGGCACCTTCACGACGCTGGTGGTTACGGGCGTGTGCATCCGCAAGATGCCCAAGGAGTCCTACGGCGTGAAAATGGCCGTGGATCCGGATCTGTGCATCCGCTGCGGCCTGTGCCAGATCTGTTCCGGCATAGAAGCCGACGCCGAAGGGCTGCCTTTCTTCAACAATATCTGTACCGGCTGCGTGAGCCAGAATCCGGCCTGTGCCCAGATGTGTCCCAAGGGCGCCATCGCCCCGGCCAAGGATCAGACCGCCTGCGGTTTGACCAGTTGTCCGGATCTGCCCGTGCCGCCCGAAAGCATTGACCTGCCGGCCACAGGCGGCCTGCCGCCCTTTTTGTCCGTGGCCATCCGTGGCGTGGGCGGTCAGGGCAACCTCTTCTTCGGACGCGTCCTGACCCAGCTGGCCTACCTCCTGGGCTACGACAAACAGAACATCGTCAAGGGCGAGACCCACGGCATGGCCCAGATGGGCGGTCCGGTCATCAGCACCTTTGCCTGCGGCGCGGTCCATTCCCCCGTGCTTATGCCCGGTACCACGCAGTGCCTGGTCTGCATGGAACGCAGCGAAGTGTTCCGTCCCGGTTTCCTGGACATGCTGAGGCCCGGCGGCACGGTCATTCTGGCCAACACGGCCATCATGCCTCCGCTTTTCAAGGCCGAGAATTATCCGACGGTGGAAGCCGTGCGCGAAGCCTTGAGCGGGTACAAGGTCATCGACGTCGACGTGCTCGGCACAGCCCTGGGTCTTGGCGATCCCACGGGCCGCAGCGCAAACGTGGTCATGATCGGCGTCTTAAGCACCTTGGCTCCCTTCGATTCCTTCCCCAACGAGTACTGGCTACGGGCCCTCAAGAACGTCAGCCCCAAGCCGGCCATCTGGCAGGCCAACTATGCGGCCTTCCTGGCCGGGCGAAAGCTGGGCGGCAAATAG